A genomic window from Phycisphaerales bacterium includes:
- a CDS encoding ribose-phosphate pyrophosphokinase, whose protein sequence is MPARSSVVDDGNLIVFSGRSTTELTKRICQVLDMQPGGARVTEFPDGEIFVKLDEDVRGKDCYVVISTCEPVNNNLMELLIFIDTLRRASAGRITVVMPYMGYARQDRKDEGRVPITAKLVANLITAAGAQRVLALDLHAAQIQGFFDLPVDHLSATPEFIKYFRERREELGDLCLVSPDVGNVKVAEGMANRLNGDLAIINKRRLSGSKVETGNLIGDVKNKTVLMFDDMISTAGTVCEAAKLVMDRGAKDVIAAATHPVLVGPAVERLVNSPISKVVVCNTIPFSERTKPLKSKLVELCVGSLLGQAILRIHTNQSVSALFKDTAGPKR, encoded by the coding sequence ATGCCCGCCCGCTCCAGCGTTGTCGACGACGGCAACCTCATCGTCTTCAGCGGCCGCTCCACCACGGAGCTGACCAAGCGCATCTGCCAGGTGCTCGACATGCAGCCCGGCGGCGCCCGGGTCACCGAGTTCCCCGACGGTGAGATCTTCGTCAAGCTCGACGAGGACGTCCGCGGCAAGGACTGCTACGTCGTCATCAGCACCTGCGAGCCCGTCAACAACAACCTGATGGAGCTGCTGATCTTCATCGACACGCTCCGTCGCGCCAGCGCCGGCCGCATCACGGTCGTCATGCCGTACATGGGCTACGCCCGCCAGGACCGCAAGGACGAGGGGCGCGTGCCCATCACCGCCAAGCTCGTGGCGAACCTCATCACCGCCGCGGGCGCCCAGCGCGTCCTCGCCCTCGACCTGCACGCCGCCCAGATCCAGGGCTTCTTCGACCTCCCCGTCGATCACCTCTCCGCCACGCCCGAGTTCATCAAGTACTTCCGCGAGCGCCGCGAAGAGCTCGGCGACCTCTGCCTGGTCAGCCCGGACGTCGGCAATGTGAAGGTCGCCGAGGGCATGGCCAACCGCCTTAACGGCGACCTGGCCATCATCAACAAGCGCCGCCTCAGCGGCAGCAAGGTTGAGACGGGCAACCTCATCGGCGACGTGAAGAACAAGACCGTCCTGATGTTCGACGACATGATCAGCACCGCCGGCACCGTGTGCGAGGCCGCGAAGCTGGTCATGGATCGCGGAGCAAAGGACGTCATCGCCGCCGCGACGCACCCGGTGCTCGTCGGCCCGGCGGTCGAGCGCCTCGTCAACAGCCCCATCAGCAAGGTCGTCGTCTGCAACACCATCCCCTTCAGCGAGCGCACCAAGCCGCTCAAGAGCAAGCTCGTGGAGCTCTGCGTCGGCTCGCTGCTGGGCCAGGCGATCCTGCGGATCCACACGAATCAGTCTGTCAGCGCCCTGTTCAAGGACACGGCCGGTCCCAAGAGGTAA
- a CDS encoding DEAD/DEAH box helicase, which produces MLHANWSEGHLHLWAEDPDRLSSAPAAPEPGRTPPHPFAADPESLRTLPGLTDAASTAVRLRLPASGGKPAPSSTLARLLGLVTTTDDGEGRAPLDVLAFEAAALAIKPEHAASALLAISDQLADEAELATNGDRRYSAGATLDYFAQAARLSRYLLSQQRFVPALLQTSTGELDAQWEAWVSDEATAQRVQRLVAAMPPAARAVPDRFRHEPWAITEDFLQAITDAECRRPLLAENFAESVEDKPVTDPHVAWLRGLLTTTPHVQANPGMRAELNKRVRAWLGVLEERGASSSWRLMLRLSEPIVMGAETPDPEDPIWTLSFHLQSVDQPSLVLDASDVWLLTGDSVTVMGRRLEQPQELLLGELGRASRFYPRLEEALEESEPESLNVSTRKAYEFLREVRPILIEQGFGVEAPSWWDSPTARLGAKLRLESDENVDPFGDTGTGMTNAARAQLGLASLINYKWEIAVGDTTLSLHEFEQLASKRTPLVRINGRWVEIRPEDVHAAIRFIRENPGGKIRLAEAMRLAYASDLKTTGIPVVGLEASGWLQAFLNSESSSRQVEQLPPPKSFHGTLRPYQARGVSWMAFQETLGFGICLADDMGLGKTVQLLALIAHEREVAEEQQRLAATTETSETVASRLVGTPDAGTEESSTKSRVQGTSDDATQQTPEPATSGEAPSVPASQDISTPRALVPPTLLLVPMSVVGNWIHECRRFCPDLKVLVHHGIGRLQGLDFLNKAVDSDLVITTYALAHRDRELLGQVKWGRVVLDEAQYIKNPSAKQSQAVRSFEALKRVALTGTPVENRLTELWSIMDFLNPGYLGSPGNFRTRFAVPIERYHDKSRGEQLRGLIRPFVLRRLKSDPLVVADLPEKVESREYSYLTSEQASMYESCVKRMLNEVDEAEGMQRRGLVLAALVKLKQICDHPSLILKDFGDNPTQPADPSRSGKCIRTMEMVEELLAEGDQALIFTQFREMGHLLESMLRHKTGKDILFIHGGTTQPQRQAMIDRFQKADGTAPILLLSLRAGGVGLNLTAATHVFHFDRWWNPAVENQATDRAYRIGQTRTVQVHKFVIRGTLEERIDQMIESKTELAENIIGSGEQWLSELNTDQLRDILTLRNDAVDDEV; this is translated from the coding sequence CTGGGCCTGGTCACCACGACCGACGACGGCGAAGGCCGCGCACCGCTTGATGTGCTCGCGTTCGAGGCCGCCGCTCTCGCCATCAAGCCCGAGCACGCGGCCAGCGCTCTCCTCGCCATCAGCGACCAGCTCGCCGACGAGGCCGAGCTCGCCACCAACGGCGACCGCCGATACTCCGCCGGTGCCACCCTCGACTACTTCGCGCAGGCCGCCCGCCTCTCCCGCTATCTGCTGAGCCAGCAGCGTTTCGTCCCCGCCCTGCTCCAAACCTCCACCGGCGAGCTCGATGCGCAGTGGGAGGCGTGGGTGAGCGACGAGGCCACGGCACAGCGCGTGCAGCGCCTCGTTGCCGCGATGCCCCCCGCCGCGCGAGCCGTGCCCGACCGCTTCCGCCACGAGCCCTGGGCGATCACCGAGGACTTCCTGCAGGCGATTACCGACGCCGAGTGCCGCCGCCCGCTCCTGGCCGAGAACTTCGCCGAGAGCGTCGAGGACAAGCCCGTCACCGACCCGCACGTCGCGTGGCTCCGCGGCCTGCTCACCACCACGCCCCACGTCCAGGCCAACCCCGGCATGCGCGCCGAGCTCAACAAGCGCGTCCGCGCCTGGCTCGGCGTGCTCGAGGAGCGCGGCGCAAGCTCCTCCTGGCGCCTCATGCTCCGTCTCAGCGAGCCGATCGTCATGGGCGCTGAGACGCCGGACCCCGAGGACCCGATCTGGACGCTCTCCTTCCACCTCCAGAGCGTGGACCAGCCCTCCCTCGTGCTCGACGCCTCCGATGTGTGGCTGCTCACCGGCGACAGCGTCACCGTCATGGGCCGCCGTCTCGAGCAGCCGCAGGAGCTGCTGCTGGGCGAGCTCGGGCGCGCCTCCCGCTTCTACCCGCGCCTGGAAGAAGCCCTCGAAGAGAGCGAGCCCGAGTCGCTCAACGTCTCCACGCGCAAGGCCTACGAGTTCCTCCGCGAAGTCCGGCCCATCCTCATTGAGCAGGGCTTCGGTGTCGAGGCCCCTTCGTGGTGGGACTCCCCCACCGCGCGCCTGGGCGCCAAGCTGCGCCTGGAGAGCGACGAGAACGTCGATCCCTTCGGCGATACAGGCACCGGCATGACCAACGCCGCGCGGGCGCAGCTGGGCCTCGCGTCGCTCATCAACTACAAGTGGGAGATCGCCGTGGGCGACACCACGCTCTCGCTGCACGAGTTCGAGCAGCTGGCGAGCAAGCGCACGCCGCTGGTGCGCATCAATGGCCGCTGGGTCGAGATCCGCCCCGAGGACGTGCACGCCGCCATCCGCTTCATCCGCGAGAACCCCGGTGGCAAGATCCGCCTCGCCGAGGCCATGCGCCTGGCGTACGCCAGCGACCTCAAGACCACCGGCATCCCCGTGGTCGGCCTCGAGGCCAGCGGCTGGCTCCAGGCCTTCTTGAACAGCGAGTCCTCCTCGCGGCAGGTCGAACAGCTGCCCCCGCCCAAGTCCTTCCACGGCACGCTCCGCCCCTACCAGGCCCGCGGCGTCTCGTGGATGGCCTTCCAGGAGACCCTCGGCTTTGGCATCTGCCTCGCCGACGACATGGGCCTCGGCAAGACCGTGCAGCTCCTCGCCCTCATCGCCCACGAGCGCGAAGTCGCCGAGGAGCAGCAGCGTCTCGCCGCCACGACTGAGACGAGCGAGACGGTTGCGAGCAGGCTCGTGGGCACACCCGATGCCGGGACTGAGGAGTCCTCGACGAAGTCCCGGGTTCAGGGCACCAGTGACGACGCAACGCAACAGACACCAGAACCCGCGACTTCGGGCGAAGCGCCCTCAGTCCCGGCGTCGCAGGACATCTCCACTCCCCGCGCCCTCGTCCCCCCCACCCTCCTCCTCGTCCCCATGTCCGTCGTCGGCAACTGGATCCACGAGTGCCGCCGCTTCTGCCCCGACCTCAAGGTCCTCGTGCACCACGGCATCGGCCGCCTCCAGGGCCTCGACTTCCTCAACAAGGCCGTGGACAGCGACCTGGTCATCACCACCTACGCCCTCGCCCACCGCGACCGCGAACTGCTCGGCCAGGTCAAGTGGGGGCGCGTCGTGCTCGACGAGGCCCAGTACATCAAGAACCCCTCCGCCAAGCAGAGCCAGGCGGTCCGCAGCTTCGAGGCCCTCAAGCGCGTCGCCCTCACCGGCACGCCCGTCGAAAACCGCCTCACCGAGCTGTGGTCCATCATGGACTTCCTCAACCCCGGCTACCTCGGCAGCCCCGGCAACTTCCGCACCCGCTTCGCCGTCCCCATCGAGCGCTACCACGACAAGTCGCGGGGCGAGCAGCTCCGCGGCCTCATCCGCCCCTTCGTCCTCCGCCGCCTCAAGAGCGACCCGCTCGTCGTCGCCGACCTCCCCGAGAAGGTCGAGAGCCGCGAGTACAGCTACCTCACCAGCGAGCAGGCCTCCATGTACGAGTCCTGCGTCAAGCGCATGCTCAACGAGGTCGATGAGGCCGAGGGCATGCAGCGCCGCGGCCTCGTCCTCGCCGCGCTCGTCAAGCTCAAGCAGATCTGCGACCACCCCAGCCTCATCCTCAAGGACTTCGGCGACAACCCCACTCAGCCCGCCGATCCGTCGCGTAGCGGCAAGTGCATCCGCACCATGGAAATGGTCGAGGAGCTCCTCGCCGAGGGCGACCAGGCCCTCATCTTCACCCAGTTCCGCGAGATGGGCCACCTGCTCGAGTCCATGCTCCGCCACAAGACCGGCAAGGACATCCTCTTCATCCACGGCGGCACCACCCAGCCGCAGCGTCAGGCCATGATCGACCGCTTCCAGAAGGCCGACGGCACCGCGCCGATCCTCCTCCTCAGCCTCCGCGCCGGCGGCGTCGGCCTCAACCTTACCGCCGCCACGCACGTGTTCCACTTCGACCGCTGGTGGAACCCGGCCGTGGAGAACCAGGCCACCGACCGCGCCTACCGCATCGGACAGACGCGCACCGTGCAGGTGCACAAGTTCGTGATCCGCGGCACGCTCGAGGAGCGCATCGACCAGATGATCGAGAGCAAGACCGAGCTGGCCGAGAACATCATCGGCAGCGGCGAGCAGTGGCTCAGCGAGCTCAACACCGACCAGCTCCGCGACATCCTGACCCTCCGCAACGACGCGGTGGACGACGAGGTGTAG
- a CDS encoding sugar phosphate nucleotidyltransferase, with product MKPTAIILAAGKGTRMKSDLPKVAFPVGGRPMVCAVVDACLAAGCGRIIAVVGHKQELVRDALKSYPQVEYAVQDQQLGTGHAVQCAMPLLARESGQPGSDTLVLCGDGPLIRPATIKAVLDRHRSRQAAATLATSVIDNPQGYGRIVRDRTGAFVAIVEQKNATPEQLNIREVNPSYYCFDAHHLANALKSVTRNPVTNEYYITDVPALLMSAGQRVEVIDAVPPEDVLSINTPDDLAQVDAIYRSRPANNVAPAAPTASAIPGGNR from the coding sequence ATGAAGCCAACCGCCATCATCCTCGCCGCTGGTAAGGGCACCCGCATGAAGTCGGACCTGCCCAAGGTCGCCTTCCCCGTGGGTGGACGCCCGATGGTGTGCGCTGTCGTCGATGCCTGCCTCGCCGCCGGCTGCGGGCGAATCATCGCGGTCGTCGGCCACAAGCAGGAGCTCGTCCGCGACGCCCTCAAGAGCTACCCGCAGGTCGAATATGCCGTGCAGGACCAGCAGCTGGGCACCGGGCACGCCGTGCAGTGCGCCATGCCGCTCCTCGCCCGCGAGAGCGGGCAGCCCGGCAGCGACACCCTCGTCCTCTGCGGTGACGGCCCCCTCATCCGCCCCGCGACCATCAAGGCCGTGCTCGACCGCCACCGCAGCAGGCAGGCCGCGGCCACCCTCGCCACCAGCGTCATTGATAACCCCCAGGGCTACGGCCGGATCGTCCGCGACCGTACCGGCGCCTTCGTCGCCATCGTGGAGCAGAAGAACGCGACCCCCGAGCAGCTGAACATCCGCGAGGTCAACCCCAGCTACTACTGCTTCGACGCCCACCACCTCGCCAATGCCCTCAAGAGCGTCACCCGCAACCCGGTCACCAACGAGTACTACATCACCGACGTGCCCGCGCTGCTCATGAGCGCCGGCCAGCGCGTCGAGGTGATCGACGCCGTGCCGCCCGAGGATGTGCTCTCGATCAACACGCCCGATGACCTGGCGCAGGTCGACGCGATCTACCGCAGCCGCCCCGCCAACAACGTCGCGCCCGCCGCCCCCACCGCCTCGGCCATTCCAGGAGGGAACCGCTGA